The proteins below come from a single Alkalispirillum mobile genomic window:
- a CDS encoding tRNA-queuosine alpha-mannosyltransferase domain-containing protein, whose translation MWLLSAYRADSHAAWADWVVESRPDLKWTRRELPGRHFSWRIRGNPLSWLDALPEHTPDLILATSMVDLATLRGLHPRLAQVPAWYYFHENQFAYPVSPRQVRSVEPQMVQLYGALAAQRLLFNSAWNRDSFLQGVAALLRKMPDAVPAGVTERLSHACEILPVPVPPLAPEARDPRLILWNHRWEYDKQPELFTRAMLALARRGVDFRLALLGPRPEPVPRALATLRAALPGRIVADGRVDRAEYRRLLARAGVVVSTTRHEFQGVSMLEAVSAGACPLVPDALCYPEQYPAAFRYPVGDEDALVGRLAHWLTNGLPMAPDVSDWLAPALTSRWQALLTPPF comes from the coding sequence GTGTGGTTGCTGTCGGCCTACCGGGCGGACAGCCATGCCGCTTGGGCAGACTGGGTGGTGGAGAGCCGACCCGACCTGAAATGGACTCGGCGGGAACTGCCCGGCCGTCACTTCAGCTGGCGAATCCGCGGGAATCCGCTTTCCTGGCTGGATGCTCTGCCCGAGCACACCCCGGACCTGATACTCGCCACGTCCATGGTGGACCTGGCCACCCTGCGGGGCCTCCACCCCCGGCTGGCGCAGGTGCCGGCCTGGTACTATTTTCACGAGAACCAATTTGCCTACCCGGTCAGTCCCCGCCAAGTCCGCAGCGTCGAACCGCAGATGGTGCAGCTTTACGGCGCACTGGCCGCCCAACGGTTGTTGTTCAACTCCGCATGGAACCGGGACAGCTTCCTGCAGGGCGTGGCGGCGCTACTGCGCAAAATGCCCGATGCGGTGCCCGCCGGCGTGACGGAGCGCCTGTCCCATGCCTGTGAAATCCTGCCTGTGCCCGTGCCACCCCTGGCGCCGGAGGCGCGGGATCCGCGCCTGATCCTGTGGAACCACCGCTGGGAGTACGACAAACAGCCGGAGCTTTTCACCCGGGCAATGCTGGCACTGGCCCGGCGTGGCGTGGACTTCCGGCTGGCCCTGCTGGGGCCGCGCCCCGAGCCGGTGCCCCGGGCGCTGGCCACCCTGCGGGCGGCGCTGCCGGGGCGGATCGTGGCGGACGGGCGGGTGGATCGGGCAGAATACCGGCGGCTGCTGGCGCGGGCCGGTGTGGTGGTCAGTACCACCCGGCACGAATTCCAGGGGGTCTCAATGCTGGAGGCGGTGAGCGCGGGGGCCTGTCCGCTGGTGCCGGACGCGCTCTGTTATCCGGAGCAGTACCCGGCTGCCTTCCGCTACCCCGTCGGCGATGAGGACGCGCTGGTCGGGCGGCTGGCCCATTGGCTGACGAACGGGCTGCCCATGGCCCCCGATGTCAGCGACTGGCTGGCACCCGCGCTTACATCGCGCTGGCAGGCCCTGTTGACACCGCCATTTTGA
- a CDS encoding glutamine amidotransferase produces the protein MAEDPTRTLVILKTGSTFPKLAADQGDFEDWIRRGLGPVSLPVEVLDPRDRGRLPVPECLAGVVITGSHGMVTEGEPWTPAAETWLQELVEREVPVLGICYGHQLLAQALGGAVDYRDQGVEIGTTTVHRTEAATADRLFNRLPPAFPAQVVHRQFVRHLPRGAVVLSRSPFEPHHAFRVGQRAWGVQFHPEFSPAVMRAYIGHLDPQLRMEGQDPEKLLHAVRGTPAAARLLRRFGALAQRWVHNGGERPVSAAIPA, from the coding sequence ATGGCAGAAGATCCCACCCGAACGCTCGTCATCCTGAAGACCGGTTCCACCTTCCCCAAGCTTGCGGCCGATCAGGGTGATTTCGAGGACTGGATACGCCGCGGTCTCGGACCGGTGAGCCTGCCGGTTGAGGTGCTGGACCCGCGCGATCGCGGCCGGCTGCCTGTCCCGGAGTGTTTGGCTGGGGTGGTCATTACCGGTTCTCACGGGATGGTGACAGAAGGAGAGCCGTGGACGCCGGCTGCCGAGACCTGGCTTCAGGAGTTGGTGGAACGAGAGGTGCCGGTGTTAGGCATCTGCTACGGCCACCAGTTGTTAGCCCAGGCTCTGGGCGGCGCGGTGGATTACCGTGACCAGGGCGTGGAAATCGGTACCACCACGGTGCACCGCACCGAGGCCGCCACCGCCGATCGTTTGTTCAATCGCTTGCCGCCCGCTTTTCCCGCGCAAGTGGTGCACAGGCAGTTCGTCCGCCACCTACCGCGAGGCGCTGTCGTACTCAGCCGCAGCCCGTTTGAGCCGCACCACGCCTTCCGCGTGGGCCAACGGGCCTGGGGAGTGCAGTTCCATCCGGAGTTTTCCCCGGCCGTGATGCGGGCCTATATCGGCCACCTGGACCCCCAGCTGCGGATGGAGGGACAGGACCCGGAGAAGCTGCTCCACGCCGTGCGTGGCACGCCCGCAGCTGCCCGGCTGCTGCGCCGGTTCGGGGCCCTGGCACAGCGCTGGGTTCATAACGGTGGTGAGCGGCCAGTGAGTGCGGCGATCCCCGCGTGA
- a CDS encoding Smr/MutS family protein: MAKIKIDLHDCFNDGRKIDRALNDAVEQACRKGVKQVEIIHGRGSGQLKKRVLKFLEQPEIKARYHRVEKDTKNPGRLFVHFRH, from the coding sequence ATGGCCAAGATCAAAATCGACTTACACGATTGCTTCAATGACGGCAGAAAAATCGACCGCGCGCTGAACGACGCGGTGGAACAGGCCTGCCGCAAGGGGGTGAAACAGGTAGAGATCATCCACGGCCGGGGCAGCGGGCAATTAAAAAAACGCGTGCTCAAGTTCCTGGAACAACCGGAAATCAAGGCCCGCTATCACCGGGTGGAGAAGGACACGAAAAACCCCGGGCGGTTATTCGTGCATTTCCGCCATTAA
- the arfB gene encoding alternative ribosome rescue aminoacyl-tRNA hydrolase ArfB has product MLKISNAVVLADWEIQLSQVRAQGAGGQNVNKVATAVHLRFDINRSTLPPFYKERLLSLSDQRISKDGVVIIKAQQHRTLEQNRQDALERLRELIQEAARPVKKRRATRPTRGARKRRMDSKKQRGRLKQLRGKPSKDQ; this is encoded by the coding sequence ATGCTGAAGATCTCCAACGCCGTCGTGCTGGCCGACTGGGAAATCCAGTTGAGCCAGGTCCGGGCCCAGGGCGCCGGTGGCCAGAACGTGAACAAGGTCGCCACAGCGGTGCACCTGCGGTTCGATATCAACCGCTCGACACTGCCGCCGTTCTACAAAGAACGGCTTTTGAGCCTCTCCGACCAGCGCATCAGCAAGGACGGGGTGGTCATCATCAAGGCGCAGCAGCACCGCACCCTCGAGCAGAACCGCCAGGACGCCCTGGAACGCCTGCGCGAGCTGATCCAGGAAGCGGCACGCCCGGTGAAAAAGCGCCGTGCCACCCGGCCCACGCGGGGCGCCCGGAAACGGCGCATGGACAGTAAGAAACAACGTGGACGCCTGAAGCAGCTGCGCGGCAAGCCGAGTAAGGACCAGTAA
- a CDS encoding YaiI/YqxD family protein, giving the protein MTIWVDADACPGVIKEILFRAAERTRTALVLVANQPVRVPPSRYIRRVQVAPGFDVADNEIVRCVEPEDLVITGDIPLAAEVIEKGSHALNPRGERYTASNIKSRLNMRDFMDTLRASGVDTGGAPAMSQRDRQAFANELDRYLTANR; this is encoded by the coding sequence ATGACCATCTGGGTGGATGCCGACGCCTGTCCTGGCGTCATCAAGGAGATCCTGTTCCGGGCCGCGGAACGCACCCGTACGGCGCTGGTCCTGGTGGCCAACCAACCCGTCCGGGTACCGCCTTCGCGGTACATCCGGCGGGTGCAGGTCGCCCCCGGTTTCGACGTGGCCGACAATGAAATCGTCCGCTGCGTCGAACCGGAGGACCTGGTCATCACCGGCGACATCCCGCTGGCCGCGGAGGTCATCGAGAAGGGGTCGCACGCCCTCAACCCCCGCGGCGAGCGCTATACCGCCAGCAATATCAAGTCGCGTCTCAACATGCGGGACTTCATGGATACCCTCCGTGCCAGCGGTGTGGATACCGGCGGAGCACCTGCCATGAGCCAGCGGGACCGACAGGCCTTCGCCAACGAGCTGGACCGGTATCTGACCGCCAACCGTTGA
- a CDS encoding DEAD/DEAH box helicase yields MSFDSLGLSAVLLRAVSEQGYSDPTPVQAQAIPAILQGDDVMAAAQTGTGKTAGFTLPMLERLTQSQREGGRRRVRALILTPTRELAAQVRDSVRTYGSKLPLKTAVIFGGVGMNPQIQTLRRGVDIVVATPGRLLDHLRQGTVDLSGVEMLVLDEADRMLDMGFIRDIRKVIAEVPKQRQTLMFSATFSKEIRQLAQGMLQNPTQVEVAARNTAAKTVRQRVHPVSRGEKRALLSNLIQDGDWQQVLVFTRTKHGADRLARQLDQDGLASAAIHGNKSQNARTKALSQFKQGRVRVLVATDIAARGLDIDQLPHVVNFELPNVPEDYVHRIGRTGRAGRGGEAVSLVCVDEHKLLDGIQKLLKNPIDQHIVPGFEPDPSERPQPLFKKPAGRKGGGRRPNGGHTANRPPQGGRRRNGRPGQGARQG; encoded by the coding sequence ATGTCTTTTGATTCTCTCGGTCTCTCGGCCGTGCTGCTCCGTGCTGTTTCCGAACAGGGTTACAGCGATCCCACTCCGGTTCAGGCCCAGGCCATTCCTGCCATTTTGCAGGGTGATGACGTCATGGCAGCTGCGCAGACAGGGACCGGCAAGACGGCCGGTTTTACCCTGCCCATGCTGGAACGGCTGACCCAGAGCCAACGTGAGGGGGGGCGCCGCCGCGTGCGGGCACTGATCCTGACCCCGACCCGCGAACTGGCTGCCCAGGTGCGCGACAGCGTTCGGACTTACGGGTCCAAGCTGCCCCTCAAGACCGCCGTCATCTTTGGCGGGGTGGGGATGAACCCCCAGATCCAGACCTTGCGCCGTGGAGTGGACATCGTGGTGGCCACGCCAGGCCGGCTCCTGGACCACCTGCGCCAGGGCACCGTCGACCTCTCCGGTGTTGAGATGCTGGTGCTGGACGAAGCCGACCGCATGCTGGACATGGGCTTCATTCGGGATATCCGCAAGGTTATCGCCGAGGTGCCGAAGCAGCGCCAGACGCTGATGTTCTCGGCCACGTTCTCCAAGGAGATCCGGCAGCTGGCCCAGGGCATGCTGCAGAACCCGACCCAGGTGGAAGTGGCGGCCCGCAATACGGCGGCCAAAACCGTCCGCCAACGAGTGCACCCGGTAAGCCGGGGCGAGAAACGGGCGCTGCTGAGCAATCTGATCCAGGACGGGGATTGGCAGCAGGTGCTGGTCTTTACCCGCACCAAGCATGGTGCCGACCGCCTGGCCCGGCAACTCGACCAGGACGGTCTGGCATCCGCGGCCATCCATGGCAACAAGAGCCAGAACGCCCGTACCAAGGCCTTGTCCCAGTTCAAGCAGGGTCGGGTCCGAGTGCTGGTGGCAACGGACATCGCCGCCCGCGGGCTGGATATCGACCAACTGCCGCACGTGGTCAACTTCGAGCTGCCGAACGTGCCGGAAGACTACGTCCACCGTATCGGCCGCACCGGGCGGGCGGGGCGTGGTGGTGAGGCCGTGTCCCTGGTCTGCGTGGATGAGCACAAGCTGCTGGACGGCATCCAGAAGCTGCTCAAAAACCCCATCGACCAGCACATCGTCCCGGGGTTCGAGCCGGACCCGAGCGAGCGGCCTCAGCCCCTGTTCAAGAAACCGGCCGGTCGCAAGGGCGGGGGCAGGCGCCCCAACGGCGGACATACCGCCAACCGGCCGCCGCAGGGTGGTCGTCGTCGTAACGGTCGCCCGGGGCAGGGCGCCCGTCAGGGCTGA
- a CDS encoding HDOD domain-containing protein, translating to MTDSVNEFVHQHSVTELPAFPAVVLSLLEVMSGGDAGPRDVEAIIRRDSTLTTRLLGAANAAALTRGTPAGNLREAISRLGLTRVHTLAVTAAVRGYFRALDQGQPTWQTNLWNHGLLCAVLSRELARVRGACPEAAYLAGLLHDLGKPVLALAYPDAYDRLLQKAECSDVSLHGLEHRQWGLDHSGVGAELLAYWGFPALITDAVRYHHQPVADLAHAHPLVRCVALANLLSRYPEVDVTGRQAAARLLDLGRADAQALLDVAYRELAETRAAFGEDADADPAEANEQTLRALGKQARTAALAGGLGATLAEGETIDNIIMCVALLFGVRHLLVLQVDDDQEQLRGTATPTAHPGIADLSLPLDAEASPIASCLLHNRIDTLEATRQGGTLPVADCQVLDRLDGETALALPLFSSGRPVGLLVLGLRREQTAALQQETGLLRAFADQAGALLARQQQEARALRASRESARAEQQERQLRLVTEAANPITVMQNYLGVLQQQLEQDHPGQGGLSALRDEVERIKELISSLEAESTGEAPCDRASGL from the coding sequence ATGACTGATTCTGTGAATGAGTTCGTTCATCAGCACAGCGTCACCGAACTGCCGGCCTTTCCGGCCGTGGTGCTCTCGCTTCTGGAGGTGATGTCAGGGGGGGATGCCGGACCCCGGGACGTCGAGGCCATTATCAGGCGGGACAGTACATTGACGACGCGGCTGCTCGGGGCTGCCAATGCCGCTGCCTTGACGCGCGGGACGCCTGCCGGGAACCTGCGCGAGGCCATCTCGCGCCTGGGGTTAACCCGTGTCCACACGCTGGCGGTCACGGCTGCCGTGCGCGGTTACTTCCGCGCCCTGGACCAGGGCCAACCCACGTGGCAGACGAACCTCTGGAACCATGGCCTGCTCTGTGCAGTGCTGTCACGGGAACTGGCCCGTGTCCGCGGCGCCTGTCCTGAGGCTGCTTATCTGGCCGGTCTGCTGCACGACCTGGGCAAGCCGGTACTCGCCCTGGCCTATCCGGATGCCTACGACCGGCTTCTGCAAAAGGCGGAGTGCTCGGACGTCAGCCTGCACGGGTTGGAACACCGTCAGTGGGGCCTGGACCACAGCGGCGTGGGTGCGGAGCTGCTGGCCTACTGGGGCTTCCCGGCGCTGATCACCGATGCGGTGCGGTACCACCACCAGCCCGTAGCCGACCTGGCACACGCCCACCCACTGGTCCGATGCGTGGCCCTGGCCAACCTCCTCAGCCGCTATCCGGAAGTGGACGTAACCGGCCGCCAGGCCGCCGCCCGCCTGCTAGACCTCGGCCGCGCCGATGCACAGGCCTTGCTGGACGTGGCATACCGGGAACTGGCGGAAACCCGGGCCGCGTTCGGTGAAGATGCCGACGCCGACCCGGCTGAGGCCAACGAGCAGACCCTACGGGCGCTGGGAAAGCAGGCACGGACCGCGGCCCTGGCCGGGGGGCTGGGCGCGACCCTGGCCGAGGGTGAAACCATCGACAACATCATCATGTGTGTCGCCCTATTGTTCGGCGTTCGGCACCTGCTGGTGCTGCAGGTCGATGACGACCAAGAGCAACTGCGGGGCACGGCCACCCCCACCGCCCACCCCGGTATCGCCGACCTCAGTCTGCCACTGGATGCTGAAGCCAGCCCGATAGCGAGCTGTCTGTTGCACAACCGGATAGACACGCTGGAAGCCACCAGGCAAGGCGGCACCCTGCCGGTGGCCGACTGCCAGGTGCTGGACCGGCTGGATGGCGAGACCGCTCTGGCGTTGCCGCTCTTCAGTAGCGGAAGACCGGTGGGCTTGCTGGTCCTGGGCCTGCGCCGGGAGCAAACGGCGGCGCTGCAGCAGGAAACCGGGCTGCTCCGCGCCTTTGCCGACCAGGCCGGTGCCCTGCTGGCGCGCCAGCAGCAGGAGGCGCGCGCCCTGCGCGCCAGCCGCGAGTCCGCGCGCGCCGAACAGCAAGAGCGCCAATTACGTTTGGTCACTGAGGCCGCCAACCCGATCACCGTCATGCAGAACTACCTGGGGGTGCTGCAGCAGCAACTGGAGCAGGATCACCCCGGTCAGGGCGGGTTGTCCGCCCTCAGGGACGAAGTCGAGCGTATCAAGGAGCTGATATCAAGCCTGGAGGCAGAGTCCACGGGGGAAGCGCCATGCGACCGCGCATCGGGGCTCTGA
- a CDS encoding putative bifunctional diguanylate cyclase/phosphodiesterase: MKAIPPTPNEDDPLQPPAYERSERILAVDRHPRLLESLDLLASARGIPLDTAETPDEARALLADTDYGLALVEMQGGDETSLGLMEWLREHHGAVDVIALTADPTCKAPIEALRRGASEFIRKPYAPEALLATLENTLERRRLHRQNEQIRHRLKRSERLYRFIVENSPDFIYVLDAQGRFTFASRSTEKLLGIGPEALVGEHFQRVVLAEDREVAEFRFNERRTGHRATHNLELRLCAQPGGARNPVRTVDLTAMGIYADTDSDQPGQYLGTYGIARDVTERKQAESIVHYQAHHDLLTGLPNRALLKDRLGQALAQARRDNSEVAVLFLDLDRFKVVNDSLGHSVGDELLQRVAHRLRGCLREGDTLARLGGDEFTLLLPAIPDRRAAERVAEKCIGALEAPFLVHDHRLFLGVSIGIAVYPEHGETQEVLIKHADVAMYHVKDEHKGHYSFFDAAMSNRIDRHLNIETGLRQALDNQEFRVVYQPQVDVETGAITAMEALIRWQHPEAGEISPGEFIPVAEQTGLIIPIGDWLLHTACEEMLRWPGAEHLRLAVNLSPLQLNQRDFVQRVGEICGNTGFPLSRLDLEITENLLMRDVDSVVEKLRTLSRLGVTVAIDDFGTGYSSLSYLQRLPIHTLKIDQSFIQAIREGQDEGTLVETIIAMAQGLDLRVVAEGVETERQLNYLRRLKCGYMQGYYFSRPINGRDAVNLLGSWPREREATGY; the protein is encoded by the coding sequence ATGAAAGCCATACCGCCGACGCCCAACGAGGACGACCCCTTACAGCCACCGGCCTACGAGCGGAGCGAACGTATCCTGGCAGTAGACCGCCATCCGCGCCTGCTGGAAAGCCTGGACTTGCTCGCGAGCGCCCGGGGTATCCCGCTCGACACGGCCGAGACACCGGACGAGGCCCGGGCGCTGCTGGCGGATACCGACTACGGCCTGGCGCTGGTGGAGATGCAGGGCGGGGACGAGACCAGCCTGGGTTTGATGGAGTGGCTGCGCGAACATCACGGCGCCGTGGACGTCATCGCGCTCACCGCCGACCCCACCTGCAAGGCGCCGATAGAGGCGCTGCGTCGCGGCGCCAGTGAATTCATTCGCAAGCCCTATGCCCCGGAGGCCCTGCTCGCCACCCTGGAGAACACCCTGGAACGGCGGCGCCTGCATCGGCAGAACGAACAGATCCGTCACCGGCTGAAGCGCTCGGAACGGCTTTACCGCTTCATTGTTGAGAACTCCCCCGATTTTATCTACGTGCTCGATGCCCAGGGGCGCTTCACGTTCGCAAGCCGGAGCACCGAAAAGCTTCTGGGCATCGGGCCCGAGGCCCTAGTTGGCGAGCATTTCCAGAGGGTGGTGCTCGCCGAAGATCGCGAGGTGGCGGAATTCCGTTTCAACGAACGCCGCACTGGCCATCGCGCCACCCACAACCTGGAACTGCGCCTTTGCGCGCAGCCGGGCGGAGCCCGCAACCCGGTGCGCACCGTGGACCTCACGGCCATGGGCATCTACGCCGACACCGACAGCGACCAACCCGGTCAGTACCTGGGTACCTACGGGATCGCCCGCGACGTCACCGAACGCAAGCAGGCGGAGTCCATCGTCCACTATCAGGCCCACCACGACCTGCTTACCGGCCTGCCCAACCGCGCACTGCTGAAGGACCGTCTGGGCCAGGCCCTGGCGCAGGCGCGTCGCGACAACAGCGAGGTGGCGGTGCTGTTCCTGGACCTGGACCGCTTCAAGGTGGTCAACGACAGCCTCGGCCACTCGGTGGGCGATGAATTGCTGCAACGGGTTGCGCACCGGCTGCGCGGCTGCCTGCGCGAAGGTGACACCCTGGCGCGCCTGGGCGGCGACGAATTCACGCTGTTGCTGCCAGCCATTCCCGACCGGCGGGCCGCCGAGCGGGTGGCAGAGAAATGCATCGGCGCCCTGGAGGCCCCCTTCCTTGTCCACGACCACCGGCTATTTCTGGGTGTGAGCATCGGCATCGCGGTCTACCCGGAGCACGGCGAAACCCAGGAGGTGCTGATCAAGCACGCGGACGTGGCGATGTACCACGTCAAGGACGAGCACAAGGGCCATTACAGCTTCTTCGATGCGGCCATGAGCAACCGCATCGATCGCCACCTGAACATCGAGACCGGCCTGCGCCAGGCACTGGACAACCAGGAATTCCGGGTGGTGTATCAGCCCCAGGTGGACGTGGAGACCGGGGCGATCACCGCCATGGAGGCCCTGATCCGCTGGCAACACCCGGAGGCCGGCGAGATCAGCCCCGGCGAATTCATCCCGGTGGCCGAGCAGACGGGCCTGATCATCCCCATCGGGGACTGGCTGCTCCACACCGCCTGCGAAGAGATGCTGCGCTGGCCCGGCGCCGAGCACCTGCGTTTGGCGGTCAACCTGTCGCCGTTGCAACTCAACCAGCGTGATTTCGTGCAGCGAGTAGGCGAAATCTGCGGGAACACGGGGTTTCCGCTCTCGCGACTGGATCTCGAGATCACCGAAAACCTGCTGATGCGCGACGTGGATTCGGTAGTGGAGAAACTGCGCACCCTCAGCCGGCTGGGCGTCACCGTGGCCATCGACGATTTCGGCACCGGTTACTCATCGCTCAGTTACCTGCAGCGCCTGCCGATTCATACCCTCAAGATCGACCAGTCCTTTATTCAGGCCATCCGAGAGGGCCAGGACGAGGGCACATTGGTGGAAACCATCATCGCCATGGCCCAGGGGCTGGACCTGCGGGTGGTGGCGGAAGGGGTCGAAACCGAACGTCAGCTCAACTATTTGCGGCGCCTGAAATGCGGCTATATGCAGGGCTACTATTTCAGCCGTCCCATAAACGGCCGTGACGCCGTAAACCTCCTAGGCAGCTGGCCGCGGGAGCGCGAGGCAACGGGTTACTGA
- a CDS encoding cystathionine gamma-synthase family protein — protein MTDSNRHFSTRAIWAGEPKDLHRKDVATPVHHSVTFSYEDVDEWFDVALDQRPGYIYSRNKNPTVRPLELTMRALEGAGEAVSFSTGMAAISNTLFTLLAPGDRVVGIKDTYGGTNKIFTEFLPRAGVDVALCDTLDFDAIEAEIRKGCKLLYLETPTNPTLKVVDIARLSRVAHEHHALVVVDNTFATPVNQRPLDLGADLVLYSATKYLNGHSDAMGGILCGPKDIVDRVFHYREINGATLHANSAYMILRGLKTLELRIQRHNENAQRVAEYLHEHDKVEAVFYPGLPDHHNHTIAKAQMDGYGGMLSFSLKGDFEQVKRLLPRMRLAHKAASLGSVSTLVGPPRVTSHVELTAEERRAAGIPESLIRYSAGIENAKDLIADLEQALAGI, from the coding sequence ATGACGGACAGCAACCGCCATTTCAGCACCCGGGCCATCTGGGCCGGCGAACCGAAAGACCTGCACCGCAAGGATGTGGCCACACCGGTCCACCACAGTGTCACCTTCTCCTACGAGGATGTGGACGAGTGGTTCGACGTCGCCCTGGATCAACGGCCCGGCTACATCTACTCGCGCAACAAGAACCCGACCGTGCGTCCGCTGGAACTGACCATGCGCGCACTGGAGGGCGCGGGTGAGGCCGTCAGTTTCTCAACCGGCATGGCCGCCATCAGCAACACGCTCTTTACCCTCCTGGCCCCGGGCGACCGGGTGGTGGGTATCAAGGACACCTACGGCGGCACCAACAAGATCTTTACCGAGTTCCTGCCCCGGGCCGGGGTGGACGTGGCCCTGTGCGATACGCTGGATTTCGACGCAATCGAGGCCGAGATCCGCAAGGGCTGCAAGCTGCTCTACCTGGAGACCCCCACGAACCCCACCTTGAAGGTGGTGGACATCGCACGGTTGTCCCGGGTGGCCCACGAACACCACGCGCTGGTAGTAGTGGACAACACCTTTGCCACGCCGGTGAATCAGCGGCCGCTGGACCTGGGGGCTGACCTGGTCCTCTACAGCGCGACCAAGTACCTGAACGGCCACTCTGACGCCATGGGGGGCATCCTCTGTGGCCCGAAGGATATCGTCGACCGGGTCTTCCACTACCGGGAGATCAACGGCGCCACCCTCCACGCCAACAGCGCCTACATGATCCTGCGCGGGTTGAAGACCCTGGAATTGCGCATCCAGCGCCACAACGAGAACGCCCAGCGTGTGGCCGAATACCTGCATGAACACGACAAGGTGGAGGCCGTTTTCTACCCGGGGCTCCCGGACCACCACAACCACACCATCGCCAAGGCGCAGATGGACGGCTACGGCGGCATGCTCAGCTTCTCACTGAAAGGCGACTTCGAGCAGGTCAAGCGGCTGCTGCCGCGGATGCGTCTGGCCCACAAGGCCGCCAGCCTGGGCTCGGTCTCCACCCTCGTGGGCCCACCTCGGGTCACCAGCCACGTGGAACTGACTGCCGAGGAGCGCCGGGCGGCGGGCATCCCGGAGAGTCTGATCCGCTATTCGGCCGGCATCGAAAACGCAAAGGACCTGATCGCCGACCTGGAGCAGGCGCTGGCGGGCATCTGA
- a CDS encoding YbhB/YbcL family Raf kinase inhibitor-like protein has product MGFALSDLNLTTTAFTDGGAIPARYTGEGEDVSPALDWSQAPEGTKAFAVICHDPDAPLVSPGGTYGFVHWVLYNIPGDVNQLEEGTQAYTPGKNDFGNVGYGGPMPPDGHGVHRYYFWVLALDTDEQLPSGLSLWQMLERLEPNIIGMNRLVGTYQRD; this is encoded by the coding sequence ATGGGTTTTGCACTATCCGATCTGAACCTGACCACCACTGCGTTTACCGACGGCGGCGCGATTCCTGCCCGCTATACCGGTGAGGGCGAGGACGTCTCGCCGGCGCTGGATTGGAGCCAGGCGCCCGAGGGCACCAAGGCCTTTGCGGTGATCTGCCACGACCCGGATGCGCCGCTGGTCAGCCCGGGTGGCACCTACGGCTTCGTGCACTGGGTGCTGTACAACATCCCGGGAGACGTCAACCAGTTGGAGGAGGGCACCCAGGCGTACACGCCAGGCAAGAACGATTTTGGCAACGTCGGTTATGGTGGCCCCATGCCGCCGGACGGCCACGGCGTGCACCGCTACTATTTTTGGGTGCTGGCCCTGGATACCGATGAGCAGTTGCCCTCCGGCCTGAGCCTCTGGCAGATGCTGGAGCGGCTGGAGCCGAACATCATCGGGATGAACCGGCTGGTCGGTACCTACCAGCGCGACTGA
- a CDS encoding circadian clock KaiB family protein, producing the protein MTERYLLRLFISDHTDRSRCALENLEQICAEELGGRYELEIVDILLDPQAAAREQVFATPTLIRELPHPVRRIVGDLADHEQVLEDLELLPILAKGRD; encoded by the coding sequence ATGACCGAACGTTATCTCCTCCGGCTGTTCATCTCCGATCACACCGACCGGTCCCGGTGCGCCCTCGAAAACCTGGAGCAGATCTGCGCCGAGGAGCTCGGTGGCCGTTACGAACTCGAGATCGTGGATATCCTGCTCGACCCCCAGGCGGCAGCCCGCGAGCAGGTGTTCGCCACGCCCACGCTGATACGCGAGTTACCCCACCCGGTCAGGCGTATCGTCGGCGACCTGGCCGATCACGAGCAGGTCCTGGAGGACTTGGAGCTGCTGCCCATCCTCGCCAAAGGGCGGGACTGA